One window from the genome of Sebastes umbrosus isolate fSebUmb1 chromosome 12, fSebUmb1.pri, whole genome shotgun sequence encodes:
- the nmnat3 gene encoding nicotinamide/nicotinic acid mononucleotide adenylyltransferase 3 has product MATRRVPLVLLACGSFNPITNQHMRLFELARDHMHSTGQYQVVGGIVSPVSDGYGKQGLVLAKHRIAMAKLALQSSNWVTVDEWESRQPDWTETVVTMRYHYGRILKEYEQSRGTHNDSNGNHTELSSPGPQLKLLCGADFLDTFKIPGLWLDDHVEEVAGRFGLVCVSRGGLEPERAVHASETLSRHRQNISLVREWVRNETSATEVRRALRWDLSVKYLIPDSVIEYIHQHNLYTEDSERRNEGTVLRPLAKQSLDD; this is encoded by the exons atggccacccGCCGTGTTCCACTAGTCTTGCTAGCCTGCGGCTCCTTTAATCCCATCACCAACCAGCACATGAGGCTGTTTGAGCTGGCGAGAGACCACATGCACAGCACAG GCCAGTACCAGGTGGTGGGTGGCATCGTGTCTCCAGTgagtgacggttatggaaagcaAGGCCTGGTACTGGCTAAGCACCGAATCGCTATGGCAAAGCTGGCGCTCCAGAGCTCCAACTGGGTCACGGTTGATGAATGGGAGAGCCGGCAGCCAGACTGGACGGAGACTGTGGTCACCATGAG GTATCATTATGGGCGTATTCTGAAGGAGTATGAACAGAGCAGAGGAACGCACAACGACTCCAATGGAAACCACACTGAACTCTCAA gCCCCGGTCCCCAGTTGAAGCTCCTGTGTGGAGCTGATTTCCTCGACACTTTCAAGATCCCTGGCCTGTGGCTGGACGACCACGTGGAGGAGGTGGCCGGACGTTTCGGCCTCGTCTGCGTCAGCCGAGGAGGGCTCGAGCCCGAGCGAGCCGTGCACGCGTCGGAAACGCTCTCGCGCCACCGTCAGAACATTTCCCTCGTGAGGGAATGGGTGAGGAATGAGACGAGCGCCACCGAGGTCCGCCGGGCTCTGAGATGGGATCTGAGTGTGAAATACCTGATCCCAGACTCTGTGATAGAATATATTCACCAGCACAACCTCTACACGGAGGACAGCGAGAGGAGAAATGAGGGCACGGTGCTGAGGCCGCTCGCCAAACAGAGCCTGGATGACTGA